Proteins encoded within one genomic window of Streptomyces sp. NBC_01314:
- a CDS encoding thiamine pyrophosphate-dependent enzyme yields MTTAVLEEPRVGDADPADLAATLAARAVAARRLVVDMAASPRGCHLGGSLSVLDILIAALHRASAGDGTEVVLSKGHAAAGLYAALHVSGVLPENPAPLYGLAGHPYTGHPGPKVPGVRFPTGSLGHGVPYAAGWALSQRLRGRHGLGIAVAGDGELQEGLVWETCQVAAAQRLGNFVLVVDRNGGQNDGMVADISPLPRLADRFAAFGFDVTEADGHDLAALTGLFAEDRSATRRPLAVIADTVKGKGVRAVEGKAGSHYVTIDEARAAKWKRAIR; encoded by the coding sequence ATGACCACGGCCGTACTCGAAGAACCCCGGGTCGGGGACGCCGACCCGGCCGACCTGGCGGCCACCCTCGCCGCACGAGCCGTCGCGGCCCGCCGGCTGGTGGTCGACATGGCGGCGAGCCCGCGCGGCTGCCACCTGGGCGGCAGCCTCTCCGTCCTCGACATCCTGATCGCCGCGCTGCACCGCGCCTCGGCCGGCGACGGCACCGAGGTCGTGCTCAGCAAGGGCCACGCCGCCGCCGGGCTCTACGCGGCCCTGCACGTCAGCGGGGTCCTGCCGGAGAACCCGGCCCCGCTGTACGGCCTCGCCGGCCACCCCTACACCGGCCATCCCGGTCCCAAGGTGCCCGGCGTCCGCTTCCCCACCGGCAGCCTCGGCCACGGTGTCCCGTACGCCGCCGGGTGGGCGCTGTCCCAGCGGCTGCGGGGGCGGCACGGGCTGGGCATCGCGGTCGCCGGGGACGGTGAGCTGCAGGAGGGCCTGGTCTGGGAGACCTGCCAGGTCGCCGCCGCGCAGCGACTGGGCAACTTCGTGCTCGTCGTCGACCGCAACGGCGGCCAGAACGACGGCATGGTCGCCGACATCTCCCCGCTGCCCCGGCTCGCCGACCGGTTCGCCGCGTTCGGGTTCGACGTCACGGAGGCGGACGGCCACGACCTGGCGGCCCTGACCGGCCTGTTCGCCGAGGACCGCTCGGCCACCCGCCGCCCCCTCGCCGTCATCGCCGACACCGTCAAGGGCAAGGGCGTCCGAGCCGTCGAGGGCAAGGCCGGCAGCCACTACGTGACCATCGACGAGGCGCGCGCCGCCAAGTGGAAGCGAGCGATCCGATGA
- a CDS encoding transketolase family protein: MSLTDERPGVVASVPPAPLTDQQPVASVPPTLPTDQGQVASVPPVPPTDQRPVTLSGRDAYRDELTRLAASDDTIVCLEADLGGKGHPFQAAHPERFLNLGIAEGAMVDMAAGLAAGGHKPFVSTFAPFAALRAAESLKLTLGYLAAGVTVVAPYAGVSGAWFGTTHHCLEDLAILRSVPGVTIAAPYGDAEMRAVVREAVRSGRPHYIRTGRNATYGSLPVLGDELPLVNWEFRAGPEDVCLVSVGEEGTRLALAARRAVPGTAHAHLVYLDHEHLTEAAAELARHHCRFVVVEEHRGQGGVAEALALLLPDCRVTSVSADRSWPSQGGDHEEVMAALGLDLPAVLDALGRASTTSTAAAGHPTN; the protein is encoded by the coding sequence ATGAGCCTCACAGACGAGCGGCCCGGGGTTGTGGCCTCGGTTCCGCCCGCGCCCCTCACCGACCAGCAGCCGGTGGCCTCCGTGCCGCCTACGCTCCCCACCGACCAGGGCCAGGTGGCCTCCGTGCCGCCCGTGCCCCCCACCGACCAGCGACCGGTGACCCTCTCCGGTCGTGACGCCTACCGGGACGAGCTGACCCGGCTCGCCGCCTCCGACGACACGATCGTCTGCCTGGAGGCGGATCTGGGCGGCAAGGGACACCCCTTCCAGGCCGCCCACCCGGAGCGTTTCCTCAACCTCGGGATCGCCGAGGGGGCCATGGTGGACATGGCCGCGGGTCTTGCGGCCGGCGGTCACAAGCCGTTCGTCAGCACCTTCGCCCCGTTCGCCGCCCTGCGCGCCGCCGAGAGCCTGAAGCTGACCCTCGGCTACCTGGCCGCCGGGGTCACGGTCGTCGCGCCGTACGCCGGTGTCTCCGGCGCCTGGTTCGGGACCACCCACCACTGCCTGGAGGACCTGGCGATCCTGCGCAGCGTGCCGGGCGTGACCATCGCGGCGCCGTACGGCGACGCCGAGATGCGCGCGGTCGTACGGGAGGCGGTCCGCTCCGGGCGCCCGCACTACATCCGTACGGGACGCAACGCCACGTACGGCTCCCTCCCGGTGCTCGGTGACGAACTCCCGCTCGTCAACTGGGAGTTCAGGGCCGGACCCGAGGACGTGTGCCTCGTCTCCGTCGGCGAGGAGGGCACCCGGCTCGCCCTCGCCGCCCGGCGGGCCGTGCCCGGCACCGCCCACGCGCACCTGGTGTACCTGGACCACGAGCACCTGACCGAAGCCGCGGCCGAACTCGCCCGCCACCACTGCCGGTTCGTGGTGGTCGAGGAGCACCGGGGCCAGGGCGGGGTCGCCGAAGCGCTGGCCCTGCTGCTGCCCGACTGCCGGGTCACGTCGGTGAGCGCCGACCGGAGCTGGCCCTCGCAGGGCGGCGACCACGAGGAGGTCATGGCCGCGCTGGGCCTGGACCTGCCCGCCGTACTGGACGCACTGGGCCGCGCGTCGACGACGTCGACGGCCGCCGCCGGCCACCCCACGAACTGA
- a CDS encoding ATP-grasp domain-containing protein encodes MHILMIECNPNGMAGIANALDLGHDVTLVSVDPDFYLAVSPLTEAAYAHPNCHVLKSEKAFSIEELTALSREVHAERPVHGVTTYSEYHTVHTAAVAEALGLPGMSVDGARNARHKHLTRLTLDGRGIRQPRFAHVSDPTKVEAAVREIGFPCVVKPSDGTASLHVLHLRDEDDLNAYLAELAEVVDYGRGVVRIPDILIEEFVTGELISVESCVLGKGEIVNLGLTDRPLSGFPHFIEMGATYFTGHPLQDELFAMTTKVLNELGVDFGFIHTEFLLGPDGPVLCEVNGRLIGGIVPSLMQISSGVDAYLEVIRQALGERPELPFPGETIAGGHWFGSPVAGTVEAIGFDGLKDLPGFHSALAYKKPGVEVSRLSKSNFDWIGHVIFTGGDRDEVNKRNEEALDAIDLRLKVEVAR; translated from the coding sequence GTGCACATCCTCATGATCGAATGCAACCCCAACGGCATGGCCGGCATCGCCAACGCCCTCGACCTCGGCCACGACGTCACCCTCGTCTCGGTCGACCCCGACTTCTACCTCGCCGTCTCCCCGCTCACCGAGGCCGCCTACGCGCACCCCAACTGCCACGTCCTCAAGAGCGAGAAGGCGTTCTCCATCGAGGAGCTGACGGCCCTGTCCCGCGAGGTCCACGCCGAGCGCCCGGTGCACGGGGTGACCACGTACAGCGAGTACCACACCGTCCACACCGCCGCCGTCGCCGAGGCGCTCGGCCTGCCCGGCATGAGCGTCGACGGCGCCCGCAACGCCCGCCACAAGCACCTCACCCGCCTTACGCTGGACGGCCGGGGCATCCGCCAGCCGCGCTTCGCGCACGTCTCCGACCCGACGAAGGTCGAGGCGGCCGTCCGCGAGATCGGCTTCCCGTGCGTGGTGAAGCCGTCCGACGGCACCGCCAGCCTGCACGTCCTGCACCTCAGGGACGAGGACGACCTCAACGCCTACCTCGCCGAGCTGGCGGAGGTCGTCGACTACGGGCGCGGCGTCGTCCGCATCCCGGACATCCTGATCGAGGAGTTCGTCACCGGCGAGCTGATCTCGGTGGAGTCCTGCGTGCTCGGCAAGGGCGAGATCGTCAACCTCGGGCTGACCGACCGTCCGCTGAGCGGCTTCCCGCACTTCATCGAGATGGGCGCCACGTACTTCACCGGACACCCGCTCCAGGACGAGCTGTTCGCGATGACGACGAAGGTCCTGAACGAGCTCGGCGTCGACTTCGGCTTCATCCACACCGAGTTCCTGCTCGGCCCGGACGGCCCGGTCCTGTGCGAGGTCAACGGCCGGCTCATCGGCGGCATCGTGCCGAGCCTCATGCAGATCAGCTCCGGCGTCGACGCCTATCTGGAGGTCATCCGCCAGGCCCTCGGCGAGCGCCCCGAACTGCCCTTCCCCGGCGAGACCATCGCGGGCGGCCACTGGTTCGGCTCCCCGGTCGCCGGCACGGTCGAGGCCATCGGCTTCGACGGCCTGAAGGACCTGCCCGGCTTCCACAGCGCCCTCGCCTACAAGAAGCCCGGCGTCGAGGTCAGCCGTCTCTCCAAGAGCAACTTCGACTGGATCGGCCACGTCATCTTCACCGGCGGCGACCGCGACGAGGTCAACAAGCGCAACGAGGAGGCCCTGGACGCCATCGACCTGCGCCTGAAGGTCGAGGTGGCGCGATGA
- a CDS encoding hydrolase, translating into MTPAPRSGGQLWGVAVPALDPEALYDVTTENGVFTAFTPTGPRQGGEHELWPGYTETHAHVSLPANWDDTVEDPRIVALQYLYHGVTHVVDMFGFPLAADAWAAGREASPWPYPEIAHCGYAVTATTDAAGRTGHGVEFPAPVYMLAVESDLDHALRANAERGGTFLKVMFTDGTEQPGSPVRFSRLSERVLRFTARLAAERGVTAVIDCNTLQETRWAYECGFRLFAHTVRDRTLDEIDWKEFEGARFVSTLAGLRPMIMTGEEFLTEYAREGFAETQDVRNLDFVKGIEKPYGIEYGVQETRTAALADMRRNALAALARGDLLVGTDSGNTGAYHGYSLLSELDLLRGDDPSLDRMLRHQATVGGRRYFDELSGDPAGAHPLSVGAPATYNLLHASAPGRPLSALPVTTVVRGRDIDRPALARAIAALRATDAVTDPKGMAA; encoded by the coding sequence ATGACCCCCGCCCCGCGGAGCGGCGGGCAGCTGTGGGGGGTGGCCGTCCCGGCCCTCGACCCCGAGGCGCTCTACGACGTCACCACGGAGAACGGCGTCTTCACCGCGTTCACGCCCACCGGCCCCCGGCAGGGCGGGGAGCACGAGCTGTGGCCCGGCTACACCGAGACCCACGCCCATGTCTCCCTCCCCGCCAACTGGGACGACACGGTCGAGGACCCCCGGATCGTGGCCCTCCAGTACCTGTACCACGGGGTCACCCACGTCGTGGACATGTTCGGTTTCCCGCTGGCCGCCGACGCCTGGGCGGCCGGCCGGGAGGCCTCCCCGTGGCCGTACCCGGAGATCGCGCACTGCGGCTACGCGGTGACGGCGACGACCGACGCGGCGGGCCGCACCGGCCACGGCGTCGAGTTCCCGGCCCCGGTGTACATGCTCGCCGTCGAGTCCGACCTCGACCACGCCCTGCGGGCCAACGCCGAACGTGGCGGCACCTTCCTGAAGGTGATGTTCACCGACGGCACGGAACAGCCGGGCAGCCCGGTCCGCTTCTCGCGCCTCTCCGAGCGGGTGCTGCGCTTCACCGCCCGCCTGGCCGCCGAACGCGGTGTCACGGCGGTCATCGACTGCAACACCCTCCAGGAGACCCGCTGGGCGTACGAGTGCGGCTTCCGCCTCTTCGCCCACACCGTGCGCGACCGCACCCTCGACGAGATCGACTGGAAGGAGTTCGAGGGGGCACGGTTCGTCTCGACGCTCGCCGGACTACGCCCCATGATCATGACGGGGGAGGAGTTCCTCACCGAGTACGCCCGCGAGGGCTTCGCCGAGACCCAGGACGTCCGCAACCTCGACTTCGTCAAGGGCATCGAGAAGCCGTACGGCATCGAGTACGGGGTCCAGGAGACCCGCACCGCCGCCCTCGCCGACATGCGCCGCAACGCCCTGGCCGCGCTGGCCCGCGGCGACCTGCTGGTCGGCACCGACTCCGGCAACACCGGCGCGTACCACGGCTATTCGCTGCTCAGCGAGCTGGACCTGCTGCGCGGCGACGACCCCTCACTGGACCGGATGCTGCGCCACCAGGCCACGGTCGGCGGCCGCCGCTACTTCGACGAACTGAGCGGCGACCCGGCGGGCGCGCACCCGCTGAGCGTCGGCGCCCCCGCCACGTACAACCTCCTCCACGCGTCCGCCCCCGGCCGCCCGCTGTCGGCACTGCCCGTCACAACGGTCGTCCGGGGCAGGGACATCGACCGCCCGGCGCTGGCCCGCGCGATCGCGGCCCTGCGCGCCACCGACGCTGTGACCGACCCGAAGGGAATGGCCGCGTGA
- a CDS encoding MFS transporter, with protein sequence MTIERRRALIGVNAGIFLAHIGNFIWFPVLVASLGGTDSGFWAGVVMCMTYVGRLAATFFYEGVAARIGIRGAVFAGTATEAVALGLMGFGSGVVVYSVLALFIGLGSGTAFPGLKNILVSYPDDERPKAFSTFQMSAQVGLFGGALAGGLLADVDLRTLFSVVFAIFIGFCLAASAFIPRDGFGEAADRTAGRTADLVPLFSTAVFKGIEVRGATRYFLLSAVFWFLSIGFMVGIPLHMEEYASGWAPSAPFWITGLTVLVLQYPLFKFLIKQLRPGAVMALGLAGMVVAFTAFGAGRSAPWVVVGCLTVVLGEILFVPSFDIWVARKVPADRLAKAMGAMHFFRSAGNMIGSLLAGILFDLSLSWDMPGANWYVAAVIAAGCAFVCLFSRDEGTAEETTGTAAAEEERAEAPA encoded by the coding sequence GTGACCATCGAACGCAGGCGGGCTCTGATCGGCGTGAACGCCGGCATCTTCCTCGCCCACATCGGGAACTTCATCTGGTTCCCCGTCCTCGTTGCCTCCCTCGGCGGCACCGACAGCGGCTTCTGGGCCGGTGTCGTGATGTGCATGACGTATGTCGGCCGCCTCGCCGCCACTTTCTTCTACGAGGGGGTCGCCGCCCGGATCGGCATCCGGGGCGCGGTGTTCGCGGGCACCGCCACGGAGGCGGTCGCGCTGGGCCTGATGGGCTTCGGCAGCGGTGTCGTCGTGTACAGCGTGCTGGCCCTCTTCATCGGCCTCGGCTCGGGCACGGCCTTCCCCGGCCTGAAGAACATCCTCGTCTCGTACCCCGACGACGAGCGCCCGAAGGCCTTCTCCACGTTCCAGATGTCCGCCCAGGTGGGCCTCTTCGGCGGCGCGCTGGCCGGCGGCCTCCTCGCGGACGTCGACCTGCGCACCCTCTTCTCCGTCGTCTTCGCGATCTTCATCGGCTTCTGCCTGGCGGCCTCGGCGTTCATCCCGAGGGACGGCTTCGGGGAGGCGGCGGACCGGACGGCGGGCAGGACGGCGGACCTGGTCCCGCTGTTCAGCACGGCGGTCTTCAAGGGCATCGAGGTCCGCGGAGCCACCCGCTACTTCCTCCTCTCCGCCGTGTTCTGGTTCCTCTCCATCGGCTTCATGGTCGGCATCCCGCTGCACATGGAGGAGTACGCGTCCGGGTGGGCCCCCTCGGCGCCCTTCTGGATCACGGGTCTGACCGTCCTGGTCCTCCAGTACCCCCTGTTCAAGTTCCTGATCAAGCAGCTGCGGCCGGGCGCGGTGATGGCGCTGGGCCTGGCGGGCATGGTCGTCGCGTTCACGGCGTTCGGCGCGGGCCGCTCCGCCCCCTGGGTGGTCGTCGGCTGCCTCACCGTCGTCCTCGGCGAGATCCTGTTCGTCCCGTCCTTCGACATCTGGGTCGCCCGCAAGGTCCCCGCCGACCGGCTCGCCAAGGCCATGGGCGCCATGCACTTCTTCCGCAGCGCCGGCAACATGATCGGTTCGCTGCTGGCGGGCATCCTCTTCGACCTGTCCCTCTCCTGGGACATGCCGGGCGCGAACTGGTACGTGGCCGCGGTGATCGCCGCAGGGTGCGCCTTCGTCTGCCTGTTCAGTCGGGACGAGGGCACCGCTGAGGAGACCACGGGCACGGCGGCGGCCGAGGAGGAGCGGGCGGAGGCCCCGGCGTAG
- a CDS encoding class I SAM-dependent methyltransferase — protein sequence MRVGERKDTDVRHEDQRPPAAVLFDALGPVYEKAFAHAPAHLSTLEWLIERLPPAARTLDVGSGTGRPTAAALIAAGHSVLGVDVSPVMVELAARQVPEAEFRCGDIRELPLEAESFDGVCAFFSLLQMTRAEQSALTRRLALALRPGGHLVLATVPADVEDVEVVFMGQPVRATSFAEEDFADMVGAAGLTVLSRHSTVFTPDHPEAEPEPHLFLHCRRDETGR from the coding sequence ATGCGGGTCGGCGAGCGAAAGGACACCGACGTGAGGCACGAGGACCAACGGCCGCCCGCCGCAGTGCTGTTCGACGCGCTGGGCCCCGTCTACGAGAAAGCGTTCGCCCATGCCCCCGCGCATCTGTCCACGCTGGAGTGGCTGATCGAGCGGCTGCCGCCCGCCGCGCGGACACTGGACGTGGGCAGCGGCACCGGGCGGCCCACCGCAGCCGCGCTCATCGCGGCAGGGCACTCGGTGCTGGGCGTCGACGTCTCCCCCGTCATGGTCGAACTCGCCGCCCGTCAGGTCCCCGAGGCCGAGTTCCGCTGCGGCGACATCCGGGAGCTCCCGCTGGAGGCGGAATCGTTCGACGGCGTGTGCGCGTTCTTCTCGCTGCTGCAGATGACCCGCGCCGAGCAGTCGGCTCTGACGCGGCGGCTGGCCCTGGCCCTGAGGCCCGGCGGGCATCTGGTGCTGGCCACCGTGCCCGCGGACGTGGAGGACGTCGAGGTGGTCTTCATGGGCCAGCCGGTCCGCGCGACAAGCTTCGCCGAGGAGGACTTCGCCGACATGGTGGGGGCGGCGGGACTGACGGTGCTGTCCCGGCACAGCACCGTCTTCACCCCGGACCATCCCGAAGCCGAGCCCGAGCCCCATCTCTTCCTGCACTGCCGCCGCGACGAGACGGGGCGCTGA
- a CDS encoding ABC transporter ATP-binding protein — protein sequence MAAQQGGDRGWARRLAGYAWRYPKGVTLALGSSLAGMAVMALVPLITKVIIDDVIGDRTRDMAPWAAALIGAALLVYVSTYIRRYYGGRLALDVQHDLRTEMYGTITGLDGRRQDELSTGQVVGRATSDLQLIQGLLFMLPMTIGNILLFLISLVIMAWLSLPLTLVAIAVAPALWWIAGRSRTKLHPATWYAQAQAAAVAGVVDGAVSGVRVVKGFGQEEQETGKLREVGRRLFAGRLRTIRFNSRYTPALQAVPALGQVAMLALGGWLAVRGHITLGTFVAFSTYLAQLVGPVRMLAMVLTVGQQARAGTERVLELIDTEPSLTDGTKTLPADAPATVEFDDVSFGYEDGRPVLDGLSFEIRPGETLAVVGSSGSGKSTVSLLLPRFYDVSRGAVLIGGHDVRELTLDSLRAAIGLVPEDSFLFSDTVRANIAYGRPDATDEQIETAARAAQADRFIAELADGYATRVGEHGLTLSGGQRQRVALARAILTDPRLLVLDDATSAVDARVEHEIHEALAHVMEGRTTLLIAHRRSTLGLADRIAVLDDGRLADIGTHEELERRSALYRRLLTDPDELGGVSPGHLPPASLTKADDTPVRDSIRDELDAEFDAERGITPRLWTGDREPRDTAFDGTPATPELLAQVEALPPATDTPGIDEARAVAPEESYGLKRLLRGFGLPLLISLALVAVDAGMGLLLPVLIRHGIDEGVSQAALGAVWAASLLGLVAVLAQWAAQIGEMRMTGRTGERVLYSLRLKIFSQLQRLGLDYYERELTGRIMTRMTTDVDALSTFLQTGLVTAFVSVVTFFGIMGALLVLDVQLALVVFATLPPLIVCTVFFRRASVKAYELARERVSVVNADLQESVAGLRIVQAFRGERDGGERFAAGSDSYRQARVHGQWLISLYFPFVQFLSSAAAAAVLVVGAHRVDAGTLTTGALVAYLLYIDLFFAPVQQLSQVFDGYQQATVSLGRIQELLQEPTSTKSAAEPLEVLSLRGDITFEDVDFAYGADLEGEAALSGVALSIPAGQTVAFVGETGAGKSTLVKLVARFYDPTGGRVTVDGTDLRDLDITSYRHRLGVVPQEAYLFQGTIRDAIAYGRPDATDAEVEAASRAVGAHDMIATLDGGYLHEVAERGRNLSAGQRQLIALARAELVNPDILLLDEATAALDLATEAQVNQATDRIAGRRTTLVVAHRLTTAARADRVVLMDHGRVAEDGTHDELLAREGRYAELWRTFVGEPVLKP from the coding sequence GTGGCAGCGCAACAGGGGGGCGACCGAGGTTGGGCGCGCAGACTGGCCGGATATGCCTGGCGGTACCCCAAGGGTGTGACCCTCGCCCTCGGCTCCTCCCTCGCCGGTATGGCGGTGATGGCGCTGGTCCCCCTGATCACCAAGGTGATCATCGATGACGTGATCGGGGACAGGACCAGGGACATGGCCCCCTGGGCGGCGGCCCTGATCGGCGCCGCCCTCCTCGTGTACGTCTCCACCTACATCCGCCGCTACTACGGCGGCCGCCTCGCCCTCGACGTCCAGCACGACCTGCGCACGGAGATGTACGGGACGATCACCGGCCTCGACGGGCGGCGGCAGGACGAGCTGTCCACCGGGCAGGTCGTCGGCCGGGCCACCAGCGACCTCCAGCTGATCCAGGGCCTGCTCTTCATGCTGCCGATGACCATCGGCAACATCCTGCTGTTCCTGATCTCCCTCGTGATCATGGCGTGGCTGTCCCTGCCGCTCACCCTGGTCGCGATCGCCGTCGCCCCCGCCCTGTGGTGGATCGCCGGCCGCAGCCGCACCAAGCTGCACCCCGCCACCTGGTACGCCCAGGCCCAGGCCGCCGCCGTCGCGGGCGTGGTCGACGGCGCCGTCAGCGGCGTACGCGTGGTGAAGGGGTTCGGGCAGGAGGAGCAGGAGACCGGGAAGCTGCGCGAAGTGGGCCGCCGGCTCTTCGCGGGGCGGCTGCGCACCATCCGGTTCAATTCCCGGTACACCCCCGCCCTCCAGGCCGTCCCCGCGCTCGGTCAGGTCGCGATGCTGGCGCTCGGCGGCTGGCTCGCCGTGCGCGGTCACATCACGCTCGGCACGTTCGTCGCGTTCTCGACGTACCTCGCCCAGCTGGTCGGCCCCGTCCGCATGCTCGCCATGGTCCTCACCGTCGGCCAGCAGGCCCGCGCCGGCACCGAACGCGTCCTGGAGCTGATCGACACCGAGCCGAGCCTCACCGACGGCACCAAGACCCTCCCCGCCGACGCGCCCGCGACCGTCGAGTTCGACGACGTGTCCTTCGGCTACGAAGACGGGCGCCCCGTCCTCGACGGCCTCAGCTTCGAGATCCGGCCCGGCGAGACCCTCGCCGTCGTCGGCTCCTCGGGCTCCGGCAAGTCCACCGTCTCCCTCCTCCTCCCGCGCTTCTACGACGTGTCCCGCGGCGCCGTCCTCATCGGCGGCCACGACGTCCGCGAGCTGACCCTCGACTCGCTGCGCGCCGCGATCGGCCTGGTCCCCGAGGACTCCTTCCTCTTCTCCGACACGGTCCGCGCCAACATCGCGTACGGCCGCCCGGACGCCACCGACGAGCAGATCGAGACCGCCGCCCGCGCCGCCCAGGCGGACCGTTTCATCGCCGAGCTGGCCGACGGCTACGCCACCAGGGTCGGCGAACACGGCCTCACCCTCTCCGGCGGCCAGCGCCAGCGCGTCGCCCTCGCCCGCGCGATCCTCACCGACCCCCGCCTCCTCGTCCTCGACGACGCGACCTCCGCCGTGGACGCCCGAGTGGAGCACGAGATCCACGAGGCGCTGGCGCATGTCATGGAGGGCCGCACCACCCTCCTCATCGCCCACCGCCGCTCCACCCTGGGCCTCGCGGACCGCATCGCCGTCCTCGACGACGGCCGCCTCGCCGACATCGGCACCCACGAGGAACTGGAGCGCCGCTCCGCCCTCTACCGCCGCCTGCTCACCGACCCCGACGAACTCGGCGGCGTCTCACCCGGCCACCTCCCCCCGGCCTCCCTGACCAAGGCCGACGACACCCCCGTACGCGACTCGATACGGGACGAGCTGGACGCCGAGTTCGACGCCGAGCGCGGCATCACGCCCCGGCTGTGGACCGGCGACCGGGAGCCCCGCGACACCGCCTTCGACGGCACCCCCGCCACCCCCGAACTCCTCGCGCAGGTCGAGGCGCTGCCCCCGGCGACCGACACCCCCGGCATCGACGAGGCCCGCGCGGTCGCGCCGGAGGAGTCGTACGGCCTGAAGCGGCTGCTGCGCGGCTTCGGCCTGCCCCTCCTGATCAGTCTGGCGCTTGTCGCCGTCGACGCGGGCATGGGCCTGCTGCTGCCGGTGCTGATCCGGCACGGCATCGACGAGGGCGTCTCGCAGGCGGCCCTGGGCGCGGTCTGGGCCGCGTCCCTGCTGGGCCTGGTCGCGGTCCTCGCGCAGTGGGCGGCCCAGATCGGCGAGATGCGCATGACCGGCCGTACCGGCGAACGCGTCCTCTACTCCCTCCGCCTCAAGATCTTCTCCCAGCTGCAGCGCCTCGGACTCGACTACTACGAGCGGGAGCTGACGGGCCGGATCATGACGAGGATGACGACGGACGTCGACGCTCTCTCGACCTTCCTCCAGACCGGCCTGGTCACGGCCTTCGTCTCCGTCGTCACCTTCTTCGGCATCATGGGCGCCCTGCTCGTGCTCGACGTACAGCTCGCCCTCGTCGTCTTCGCCACGCTCCCCCCGCTGATTGTCTGTACGGTCTTCTTCCGCCGGGCGAGCGTGAAGGCCTACGAGCTGGCCCGGGAGCGGGTGTCCGTGGTCAACGCGGACCTGCAGGAGTCGGTGGCCGGGCTGCGGATCGTGCAGGCGTTCCGGGGCGAGCGTGACGGCGGCGAGCGGTTCGCGGCCGGCAGTGACAGCTACCGCCAGGCACGCGTCCACGGCCAGTGGCTGATCTCCCTCTACTTCCCCTTCGTGCAGTTCCTGTCCTCGGCGGCGGCGGCGGCCGTCCTGGTCGTCGGCGCCCACCGCGTCGACGCGGGCACCCTGACGACCGGTGCCCTGGTCGCCTACCTCCTCTACATCGATCTCTTCTTCGCCCCCGTCCAGCAGCTCTCCCAGGTCTTCGACGGCTACCAGCAGGCCACCGTCTCCCTGGGCCGCATCCAGGAACTCCTCCAGGAGCCGACGTCCACGAAGTCCGCCGCCGAGCCGCTGGAGGTGCTCTCCCTGCGCGGCGACATCACCTTCGAGGACGTGGACTTCGCGTACGGGGCCGACCTCGAAGGGGAAGCGGCCCTGAGCGGTGTGGCGCTGTCGATCCCCGCCGGGCAGACCGTCGCCTTCGTCGGCGAGACCGGCGCCGGCAAGTCGACGCTCGTCAAACTCGTCGCCCGCTTCTACGACCCCACCGGCGGCCGCGTCACGGTCGACGGCACCGATCTGCGCGACCTCGACATCACCTCGTACCGCCACCGCCTGGGCGTCGTCCCGCAGGAGGCCTACCTCTTCCAGGGCACGATCCGGGACGCCATCGCCTACGGCCGTCCCGACGCCACCGACGCCGAGGTGGAGGCGGCGTCCCGGGCCGTCGGCGCACACGACATGATCGCCACGCTCGACGGCGGCTATCTCCACGAGGTCGCCGAGCGCGGCCGCAACCTCTCCGCCGGGCAGCGCCAGCTGATCGCCCTGGCCCGCGCCGAGCTGGTGAACCCCGACATCCTGCTCCTCGACGAGGCGACGGCCGCCCTCGACCTGGCCACCGAGGCCCAGGTCAACCAAGCCACCGACCGTATCGCCGGCCGCCGCACCACCCTTGTCGTCGCCCACCGTCTCACCACGGCCGCCCGCGCCGACCGCGTGGTCCTCATGGACCACGGCCGCGTCGCGGAGGACGGCACCCACGACGAACTGCTGGCCCGCGAGGGCCGGTACGCGGAACTCTGGCGGACCTTCGTGGGCGAGCCGGTTCTGAAGCCGTAG